The Anoxybacillus flavithermus genome has a segment encoding these proteins:
- a CDS encoding aminoacetone oxidase family FAD-binding enzyme has product MTYDVVVIGGGPSGLMAAIAAGERSKRVLLLDKGDKLGRKLAISGGGRCNVTNRRPVDELIQHIPGNGRFLYGAFSMFNNEDIIRFFERLGVPLKEEDHGRMFPVSDSAQSVVQALLRELKRLRVDIRVHTPVKDIEYKDGAVYGVRLQTGEVIQTKAVVVAVGGKSVPHTGSTGDGYAWAEKAGHTITELFPTEVPIVSHEPFIQKRTLQGLSLRDVALSVLNEKGKPIVTHRMDMIFTHFGISGPAALRCSQFVVKQLKKQPSTIMTIDALPDEKEETLFQRIVHTMKEEPKKTIKTIVKGTISLPERYVLFLLEQTKIDPHTVASTLSREKVRMFVSLLKKFSFSVHGTLPLEKAFVTGGGVSVKEVHPKEMASKLMNGLYFCGEILDIHGYTGGYNITAALVTGRLAGMHAAMYANQ; this is encoded by the coding sequence ATGACATATGATGTTGTAGTCATCGGTGGAGGACCGTCAGGACTTATGGCTGCCATCGCCGCCGGGGAACGAAGTAAGCGTGTGCTCCTCCTTGATAAAGGAGATAAGCTCGGACGAAAATTAGCTATTTCTGGCGGCGGGCGTTGCAATGTGACAAATAGACGACCAGTCGATGAACTTATTCAACACATACCAGGGAACGGTCGTTTTTTATATGGCGCATTTTCTATGTTTAATAATGAAGATATTATTCGCTTTTTTGAACGACTCGGTGTTCCGTTAAAAGAAGAAGACCACGGTCGTATGTTTCCGGTGAGCGATAGTGCGCAATCTGTCGTACAAGCTTTGCTTCGAGAATTAAAACGATTGCGCGTCGACATTCGCGTCCATACCCCTGTAAAAGATATTGAATATAAAGACGGGGCTGTTTATGGCGTGAGGCTACAAACAGGGGAAGTCATTCAAACGAAAGCGGTTGTCGTTGCTGTCGGAGGGAAATCTGTGCCACATACCGGTTCGACAGGGGATGGCTACGCATGGGCAGAAAAAGCTGGACATACGATTACAGAACTATTTCCAACCGAAGTGCCGATTGTTTCACATGAACCATTTATTCAAAAGCGAACGTTACAAGGATTGTCACTACGCGATGTGGCATTAAGTGTATTAAACGAAAAAGGAAAACCAATCGTCACACATCGAATGGATATGATTTTTACACATTTCGGTATTTCCGGACCCGCTGCATTGCGATGCAGCCAATTCGTTGTGAAACAGTTAAAAAAACAGCCTTCTACGATCATGACAATCGATGCACTGCCAGATGAAAAAGAAGAGACATTATTTCAACGCATTGTGCACACGATGAAAGAGGAGCCGAAAAAAACGATAAAAACTATTGTTAAGGGAACGATCTCCCTCCCAGAGCGATATGTATTGTTTTTATTAGAACAGACGAAGATCGATCCACATACGGTCGCAAGCACACTCAGTCGTGAGAAAGTGCGGATGTTCGTTTCGTTATTAAAAAAATTTTCTTTTTCCGTACATGGCACGTTGCCGCTTGAGAAAGCGTTCGTCACAGGTGGAGGAGTATCCGTCAAAGAAGTCCACCCGAAAGAAATGGCATCCAAGCTGATGAATGGTCTTTATTTTTGTGGGGAAATTTTAGATATTCACGGCTATACAGGTGGCTATAATATTACCGCAGCGCTCGTGACCGGTCGGCTGGCAGGTATGCATGCTGCTATGTATGCAAACCAATAA
- a CDS encoding 2'-5' RNA ligase, whose product MHYFLAIPLPNEVKQQLHSFISKWKAPFRLFVHEEDYHITLAFLGRATEEERKQIAEYMPKVVRKHRAFSLQLSEVYSFGSRILWYGVKEESRLFSLRQDVYDVCRQIGFSLDARPFTPHITLAKKWNGSFPFSLETYPRKIEGEDIRFFVHDVVLYETHMDQTPKYKPLMRFPLS is encoded by the coding sequence ATGCATTACTTTTTGGCAATACCTTTGCCAAATGAAGTAAAACAGCAGTTGCATAGCTTTATATCTAAATGGAAAGCACCATTTCGTTTGTTCGTTCATGAAGAAGATTATCATATTACACTTGCATTTTTAGGGAGGGCAACGGAAGAAGAGCGAAAACAAATTGCAGAGTATATGCCAAAAGTAGTTCGAAAACATAGAGCATTTTCGTTACAGCTGAGCGAAGTTTATTCGTTTGGCTCTCGTATTTTATGGTATGGCGTAAAAGAAGAGTCCCGTTTGTTTTCCCTTCGTCAAGATGTGTATGACGTTTGTCGGCAGATAGGTTTTTCTCTTGATGCTCGACCGTTCACGCCACATATTACATTGGCGAAAAAATGGAACGGATCGTTTCCGTTCTCACTTGAAACATATCCGAGAAAGATTGAAGGAGAAGACATCCGCTTTTTCGTACATGACGTTGTGCTATACGAAACACATATGGATCAAACGCCGAAATATAAGCCGTTGATGCGTTTTCCTCTTTCATAA
- a CDS encoding MFS transporter translates to MYTRIFRIFYFLQFFSFGSLFPLLSVYLKDEVGLSGTEIGMIMSISPIVMIFIQPIWGMISDYTRKPVQVLIVSLLGTAFFGFMYSFVHSYAWLLVIAALLAVTQSGIVPLSDSITLHYVQKANERYGSIRLWGALGFAAAVPVAGQVAEWFDLRFIFYIFVALLIISSLLAWKLPREQSSAKVNIREGMKELIRIPRFLLFLLTTFLVFGPVYANNFYFGILITDLGGTLTGVGLAFLLAAGSEAPFMKFADGVVRKFGMMNVLFVATALSCARWLFYFFEPPLMIVYATTIVQGASVGLFIPAALQYVRDITPAHVRTTAVSLYATVGNGLGSWFCTFVGGYILERWTIEHVYLFFGLLTFGGMMIFAWQSKKALRKIYEF, encoded by the coding sequence GTGTATACACGTATTTTTCGCATATTTTACTTTTTGCAGTTTTTTAGTTTCGGCTCGCTTTTTCCATTATTGTCTGTGTATTTAAAAGATGAAGTCGGATTATCGGGAACGGAAATCGGGATGATTATGTCGATTAGTCCGATCGTTATGATTTTTATCCAGCCAATTTGGGGAATGATAAGCGATTATACGCGTAAGCCAGTTCAAGTGTTGATCGTATCTTTATTAGGTACAGCTTTTTTTGGTTTTATGTATTCGTTCGTTCATTCATATGCATGGTTGCTTGTGATTGCTGCACTGCTTGCAGTCACGCAAAGTGGTATCGTTCCATTGTCTGACAGTATTACGCTTCATTATGTACAAAAGGCGAATGAACGATATGGATCGATCCGTCTTTGGGGTGCGCTTGGATTTGCTGCTGCTGTTCCAGTTGCTGGGCAAGTAGCTGAGTGGTTCGATCTTCGTTTTATTTTTTACATTTTCGTTGCTTTGCTCATTATTTCGAGCTTGCTTGCATGGAAGTTGCCGCGGGAACAGTCAAGTGCAAAAGTGAACATACGAGAAGGAATGAAAGAGTTAATTCGTATTCCTCGGTTTCTTTTATTTTTGTTAACGACGTTTCTTGTTTTCGGGCCAGTTTATGCTAATAATTTTTATTTCGGCATTTTGATTACTGATTTAGGTGGAACGCTTACAGGGGTAGGACTTGCTTTTTTATTAGCGGCGGGAAGCGAAGCGCCATTTATGAAATTTGCTGACGGCGTCGTCCGAAAGTTTGGGATGATGAATGTGTTATTCGTTGCGACAGCTTTGTCTTGTGCTCGTTGGTTGTTTTATTTTTTTGAACCACCTTTAATGATCGTGTATGCCACGACAATTGTACAAGGGGCGTCTGTCGGTTTGTTTATTCCAGCTGCCCTTCAATATGTGCGTGACATTACCCCTGCACACGTGCGTACGACGGCTGTATCGCTTTATGCGACAGTTGGAAATGGGCTTGGTAGTTGGTTTTGTACATTTGTAGGTGGATATATTTTAGAACGTTGGACAATCGAGCATGTATATTTATTCTTCGGCTTATTGACATTTGGAGGCATGATGATTTTTGCTTGGCAGTCAAAAAAGGCGTTGCGAAAAATATATGAATTTTGA
- a CDS encoding dipeptidase PepV: MNMNWIEEVKKREKALLQDLQTFLRIPSVRNEQTATEEAPLGKEVYEALCYMLKRGEEEGFVVKNVDGLAGHIEMGHGEEMVGILCHVDVVPAGDGWTFDPFGATIVDGKIYARGALDDKGPTIAAFYAMKIVKELGLSLSKRVRMIIGTDEESDWQCVERYFQTEPMPTLGFAPDADFPIIYAEKGIADFDLIQQPMNQQMDAVLLSFQAGRRYNMVPDFAEAVLQLTNGNDMKERFIKFLQVHTLEGEAYVDGETMKLCVRGVSAHGMEPNNGVNAGLWLAKFLADETLDPQANEFVRFVSQYFYGDTRGKQLGVAHTNEELGDLTINVGVLSYTSEHGGKMGINLRYPVTSDIAHTKEVIERVANGHHFTLINFSNSSPHYVAKDHPLVQTLQRVYEEQMGERASLLAIGGGTYARSLQAGVAFGPLFPNRPDVAHQKDEYMFIEDLLKATAIYAQAIYELAK, translated from the coding sequence ATGAATATGAACTGGATAGAAGAAGTAAAGAAGCGAGAAAAAGCGCTTTTGCAAGATTTACAAACATTTTTGCGTATTCCAAGTGTACGCAATGAACAAACAGCAACAGAAGAAGCCCCGCTAGGAAAAGAAGTGTATGAAGCACTTTGTTACATGTTGAAACGTGGGGAAGAAGAAGGATTTGTTGTGAAAAACGTTGATGGGTTGGCTGGACATATTGAAATGGGTCATGGAGAAGAGATGGTTGGTATTTTATGTCATGTTGACGTTGTTCCCGCTGGTGACGGATGGACGTTTGATCCGTTTGGAGCAACGATTGTAGATGGGAAAATTTACGCACGTGGTGCGTTAGATGATAAAGGGCCGACGATTGCTGCCTTTTATGCAATGAAAATTGTAAAAGAGCTTGGATTATCATTATCTAAACGCGTGCGCATGATTATTGGAACAGACGAAGAAAGCGATTGGCAATGCGTCGAACGATATTTTCAAACCGAGCCAATGCCGACGCTCGGATTTGCCCCAGATGCTGACTTTCCGATTATTTATGCTGAAAAAGGCATTGCCGATTTTGATCTCATTCAACAGCCAATGAATCAACAAATGGATGCAGTTCTTCTTTCATTTCAAGCCGGTCGTCGATACAATATGGTTCCGGATTTTGCAGAGGCTGTTTTGCAGTTAACGAACGGAAACGATATGAAAGAGCGTTTTATCAAATTTTTACAAGTACACACACTTGAAGGTGAGGCGTATGTAGATGGCGAAACGATGAAGTTATGTGTTCGCGGTGTTTCTGCGCATGGGATGGAACCAAACAACGGAGTGAATGCAGGGCTATGGCTTGCAAAATTTTTAGCAGATGAGACACTCGATCCACAAGCAAACGAATTTGTTCGTTTCGTTTCTCAATACTTTTATGGAGATACGCGCGGAAAGCAATTAGGGGTTGCGCATACAAATGAGGAATTAGGAGATTTAACGATCAATGTCGGTGTTCTTTCATATACAAGTGAGCATGGTGGGAAGATGGGCATCAATTTACGTTACCCTGTGACGAGCGACATTGCCCATACGAAAGAAGTGATCGAGCGAGTCGCAAACGGTCATCACTTTACGTTGATAAACTTTTCTAACTCTTCACCCCACTATGTAGCGAAAGACCATCCGCTCGTTCAAACGTTGCAACGCGTTTATGAAGAACAGATGGGGGAACGAGCATCATTGCTTGCGATCGGTGGGGGGACATATGCGCGTTCTTTACAAGCAGGGGTAGCGTTTGGTCCGCTATTTCCGAATCGCCCAGATGTTGCGCACCAAAAAGATGAGTATATGTTTATCGAGGATTTACTTAAAGCAACAGCCATTTATGCCCAAGCGATTTATGAATTAGCAAAATGA
- a CDS encoding alkaline phosphatase: MKPSTDRMLTRIKSVYMFINERGTVTTQELVDEFGITPRTIQRDLNVLAYNDLIHSPSKGKWTTTKKRVKMSS, translated from the coding sequence TTGAAACCATCTACCGATCGCATGCTAACCCGTATTAAGTCCGTCTACATGTTCATTAATGAGAGAGGGACAGTAACAACGCAAGAGCTCGTGGACGAATTCGGCATTACTCCACGAACGATTCAGCGGGATTTAAACGTGTTAGCATACAACGACTTAATTCACAGCCCTAGCAAAGGTAAATGGACAACAACTAAAAAAAGAGTGAAGATGTCCTCATAA
- a CDS encoding CidA/LrgA family protein, with protein sequence MGITVIQIGVLYMLYIFGSIIQQLLHIPIPGSMIGMLLLFLLLMTGMVKEEWISRGANMLLSHLTLLFIPATVGIIDYVELFSGKGIWSIFVVIVSTMIVMLFAGFIGQWAQTREQKRMHEVKEA encoded by the coding sequence ATGGGGATTACGGTCATTCAAATCGGGGTATTGTATATGCTGTATATTTTTGGTTCAATTATTCAGCAACTGCTACACATCCCTATTCCAGGGAGTATGATAGGGATGTTGTTGCTATTTTTATTGTTAATGACCGGAATGGTGAAGGAAGAGTGGATTTCCCGTGGTGCTAACATGCTTTTGTCTCATTTAACACTTTTGTTTATTCCGGCAACTGTTGGCATCATTGATTATGTTGAACTTTTTTCAGGGAAAGGGATATGGTCTATTTTCGTTGTCATCGTGAGCACAATGATCGTCATGTTGTTTGCTGGTTTCATCGGTCAATGGGCACAAACACGTGAGCAAAAGCGAATGCATGAGGTGAAAGAAGCATGA
- a CDS encoding cell division protein, with the protein MSSSKLLRGTFILTGGVFLSRILGLIYVFPFYQLVGKQGGALYSYGYVPYTLFISIATMGVPLAVSKFVSKYNALGEYAIGRKLFRSGITLMAITGFLAWLVLYISAPLLAPFVVNDDGHGNSIADVTSVIRAVSFALLLVPMMSLIRGFFQGHESMGPTALSQVVEQLVRIVFLLAGSYIVLRIFDGSLVTAIQVATFAAFIGAVGGLAVLFMYWFKRKSFLDELLKQDRGTIHMSLKEMYKELIAYAAPFAFVGLAMPLYQLIDQFTFNKAMASIGLGAISEDAYGIFNVWAQKLVIIPVTLATSFSLTLIPTITKAYVQGESKQLRKYLNDTFQVVMFITLPAVIGMALLSEYVYAAFYSYDPLGTEVLRAYAPTAIFFALFSVTAAILQGINKQKFTVISLTIGLLFKLLFNYILIVSFETVGAILATTIGYALSVGLNLWVIHRYTNYRYHFVAKRVLFMGILTTMMCAVVWPIVKLMDRFFHYNGSMLQSVIIVACGGGIGAAVYFYLSERSNLLYALFGNRFSFLRKKEKKAVS; encoded by the coding sequence ATGTCATCATCAAAGTTGTTAAGAGGCACATTTATTTTAACGGGAGGCGTGTTTTTATCGCGCATATTAGGTCTTATATATGTCTTCCCGTTTTATCAGCTTGTTGGGAAACAAGGGGGAGCGCTTTATTCGTACGGTTACGTTCCATATACGTTGTTTATTAGTATTGCAACGATGGGGGTGCCGCTTGCGGTATCAAAGTTTGTCTCGAAATACAATGCACTTGGAGAATATGCGATTGGACGAAAATTGTTTCGGTCAGGGATAACGTTAATGGCAATTACAGGATTCCTCGCTTGGCTTGTTTTGTATATAAGTGCACCGCTATTAGCACCGTTCGTTGTCAATGATGACGGACATGGCAATTCCATTGCTGATGTCACTTCTGTCATTCGGGCGGTCAGTTTCGCTTTATTGCTTGTGCCGATGATGAGTTTAATTCGTGGGTTTTTTCAAGGGCATGAGTCAATGGGACCGACAGCGTTGTCGCAAGTTGTTGAACAACTTGTACGCATCGTCTTTTTGCTTGCGGGTAGCTACATCGTGCTGCGCATTTTCGATGGCTCACTTGTGACGGCTATTCAAGTGGCAACGTTTGCAGCATTTATCGGTGCCGTTGGTGGACTAGCTGTTTTATTTATGTATTGGTTTAAGAGGAAATCGTTTTTAGATGAACTATTAAAACAAGATCGTGGCACGATCCATATGTCATTAAAAGAAATGTATAAAGAATTAATCGCCTATGCCGCGCCGTTTGCTTTTGTTGGCTTAGCGATGCCATTATATCAATTGATTGACCAATTTACGTTTAATAAAGCGATGGCAAGTATCGGGCTTGGTGCGATTTCTGAGGACGCATACGGTATTTTTAACGTATGGGCGCAAAAACTCGTCATTATTCCGGTCACGTTAGCAACGTCGTTTAGCTTAACGCTTATTCCGACCATTACGAAAGCTTACGTGCAAGGGGAAAGCAAGCAGTTACGCAAATATTTAAACGATACGTTTCAAGTCGTTATGTTTATTACGTTGCCTGCAGTTATTGGTATGGCTCTTTTATCTGAATACGTATATGCTGCGTTTTATAGCTATGATCCACTAGGAACGGAAGTGTTGCGGGCATATGCGCCAACAGCTATTTTCTTTGCCTTATTTTCTGTGACGGCAGCTATTTTGCAAGGAATTAATAAACAAAAATTTACTGTAATTAGTTTAACGATTGGGCTTTTGTTTAAATTGTTGTTTAACTATATACTGATCGTTTCGTTTGAAACGGTAGGGGCTATTTTGGCAACGACAATCGGATATGCTTTATCGGTTGGGTTAAACTTATGGGTTATTCATCGTTATACAAATTATCGGTATCATTTTGTCGCCAAGCGTGTATTGTTTATGGGAATTTTGACGACAATGATGTGCGCAGTCGTTTGGCCAATTGTAAAGCTTATGGATCGTTTCTTTCATTACAATGGTAGCATGCTCCAATCGGTGATCATTGTTGCATGTGGTGGGGGAATCGGAGCAGCCGTTTATTTTTATTTAAGTGAACGCTCGAACTTGTTATATGCGTTATTTGGAAATCGGTTTTCATTTTTAAGAAAAAAAGAAAAGAAGGCTGTGTCATAG
- a CDS encoding 16S rRNA pseudouridine(516) synthase, translated as MLRIDKLLANMGYGTRKEVKKLLKAGVVKVDGTIIKDAKTHVDPKAQVVTVWGEEVEYKPFIYLMMNKPKGVISATEDAVEETVVDLLEEEDRIFDPFPVGRLDKDTEGLLLLTNDGQLAHQLLSPKKHVPKIYEAIIDGEVTEDDVVAFQRGVVLDDGYETKPAELVVIRTGLRSDVRITITEGKFHQIKRMFQAVGKRVIYLKRIQMGPIPLDETLEPGEYRELTDEEIALLKGEDKK; from the coding sequence GTGCTACGAATTGATAAACTGTTAGCAAATATGGGCTATGGAACGAGAAAAGAAGTGAAAAAATTATTGAAAGCAGGCGTTGTCAAAGTCGATGGAACGATCATTAAAGATGCAAAAACACATGTCGATCCAAAAGCACAAGTTGTCACTGTGTGGGGGGAAGAAGTGGAGTATAAACCGTTCATTTATTTAATGATGAACAAGCCAAAAGGGGTGATTTCAGCAACGGAAGATGCGGTGGAAGAAACAGTTGTTGATTTGTTAGAAGAGGAAGATCGTATATTTGATCCGTTTCCTGTCGGACGGCTTGATAAAGATACGGAAGGGTTATTGCTGTTAACGAACGATGGACAACTTGCCCATCAGCTACTGTCGCCGAAAAAACATGTGCCGAAGATATATGAAGCAATAATTGATGGGGAAGTGACTGAAGATGATGTTGTCGCATTTCAACGTGGTGTTGTGCTCGATGATGGATACGAAACAAAGCCGGCAGAGCTTGTAGTCATCCGCACGGGTTTGCGTTCAGACGTACGAATTACAATTACAGAAGGAAAGTTTCATCAAATTAAACGAATGTTTCAAGCGGTCGGTAAACGTGTCATTTACTTAAAGCGCATACAAATGGGGCCAATCCCGCTTGATGAAACGTTAGAACCGGGAGAGTATCGTGAATTGACAGATGAAGAAATTGCTTTATTAAAAGGAGAAGACAAAAAATAG